In Longimicrobium sp., a genomic segment contains:
- a CDS encoding MBL fold metallo-hydrolase, which produces MYTSTRAAASALLLAAVSLLAPPRAAAQAAPAGEIAEHVRALATVSAAIDAMGGRSELQRITAIERRMVGARSDPGQAGELGVPDRTPVAQVSARTAGPARSAEYLDLRVRGGLRLELRTVTDGRDAFTLIYPNRTVNQIPGARAQPILQSALRRHPESLLTAVANRPFSTRWVARRPCGGQISDVVSYADADGAFMYLCFDPATHLLSSVARVGDDPVRGDVMVEARYLDYRQFGAVRLPTRYVDVLGSDTVSDMRVEIRLNDQVPDTLFTRPAGFADAPPAPAQPTLQPLGGGAYAVLGGYNSAFVVLDSFVVVLEAPLSSGSSDAVLGFIRQAAPGKPVRYVVATHFHYDHLGGIRPFVAEGATILTTPTAASVIRRLVRQPHLLRPDALSRAPREPVIEEVTRARTLGQGEQRVEIEPLGRMPHVDEILVVYVPQAKLLFEGDLFDAYAVDQLPGTDDSVRLVEWIAAHRLAVDHLLPVHGVMSDLAGLRRSVDRRSETAQR; this is translated from the coding sequence ATGTACACATCTACTCGAGCCGCGGCGTCTGCCCTGCTCCTTGCGGCGGTGTCGCTCCTGGCGCCCCCGCGCGCGGCGGCCCAGGCGGCACCGGCCGGCGAGATCGCCGAGCACGTACGCGCGCTGGCCACCGTTTCGGCGGCGATCGATGCAATGGGAGGGCGGAGCGAGCTTCAGCGGATCACCGCCATCGAGCGGCGGATGGTCGGCGCGAGGTCGGACCCCGGGCAGGCGGGGGAGCTGGGGGTTCCCGACCGCACGCCCGTCGCCCAGGTGAGCGCCCGCACGGCCGGCCCTGCCCGCTCGGCGGAATACCTCGACCTGCGGGTGCGTGGCGGGCTGCGCCTGGAGCTCCGCACGGTGACCGATGGCCGCGATGCGTTCACGCTCATCTACCCGAACCGCACGGTCAACCAGATCCCGGGCGCGCGGGCGCAGCCGATCCTGCAGTCGGCGCTGCGCCGCCACCCCGAGTCGCTGCTGACGGCCGTGGCGAACCGGCCGTTCAGCACGCGGTGGGTCGCGCGCCGGCCGTGCGGGGGACAGATTTCCGACGTGGTGAGCTATGCCGACGCGGACGGGGCATTCATGTACCTCTGCTTCGACCCGGCCACGCACCTTCTCTCGTCGGTCGCCCGCGTGGGCGACGACCCGGTCCGGGGCGACGTCATGGTCGAGGCGCGGTACCTGGATTATCGCCAGTTCGGCGCGGTGCGGCTGCCGACCCGCTACGTGGACGTGCTGGGAAGCGACACGGTCAGCGACATGCGCGTGGAGATCCGGCTGAACGATCAGGTGCCCGACACGCTGTTCACCCGGCCCGCCGGGTTCGCGGACGCGCCGCCGGCCCCCGCGCAGCCCACGCTGCAGCCGCTCGGCGGCGGCGCCTACGCGGTGCTCGGCGGCTACAACTCCGCGTTCGTGGTGCTGGACAGCTTCGTGGTGGTGCTCGAGGCGCCGCTCAGCTCGGGCAGCTCCGACGCGGTGCTCGGGTTCATCCGCCAGGCGGCCCCGGGAAAACCCGTGCGCTACGTGGTGGCCACGCACTTCCACTACGACCACCTGGGCGGGATCCGGCCGTTCGTCGCCGAGGGCGCCACCATCCTGACCACGCCCACGGCCGCCTCGGTCATCCGGCGCCTCGTACGGCAGCCGCACCTCCTCCGCCCCGACGCGCTCTCGCGGGCGCCGCGCGAGCCGGTGATCGAGGAGGTCACCCGTGCGCGCACCCTCGGCCAGGGGGAGCAGCGCGTCGAGATCGAGCCGCTGGGCCGGATGCCGCACGTGGACGAGATCCTGGTGGTGTACGTGCCGCAGGCGAAGCTACTCTTCGAGGGCGACCTCTTCGACGCCTACGCCGTCGACCAGCTCCCCGGCACGGACGACTCGGTTCGGCTGGTGGAGTGGATCGCGGCGCACCGACTGGCCGTGGACCACCTCCTGCCGGTGCACGGGGTGATGTCGGACCTGGCCGGCCTGCGCCGCTCGGTGGACCGGCGCTCCGAGACCGCCCAACGGTGA